The DNA region taaaacactcaaacactgctgactgaaagtgagttttgagatcaacttattttacaaagttttttAATGTTGGTGTTATAGATGTTAGCTTTATGAAATGATCTGCGACGCTGATGCTCACCAGATGAAGAGAAACTCCACCTTTGTACATAACCACTCCACTAGCCCCAGCTGCCCTGCTTTTATCCAAGGTTTTCATGGGGCTTAAAAACCCAGAAGCActgacgaggcacgatcaagcaccagaagtgacagtggaaacgcgactgtcCCTGGCGCGTACTAGCACGCCTGCTTTTGGCCGGTGTAGTGGacagtgacagtggaaacacggctattatTCTTGATCTCGTCAAATGCAGCTGATTATAGAAAGACCAATTTCTGCTACATAGTGAGTGTTACTGAACAGCTGTAATGAGCCTTTAAGATGAAGTCACTGAAAACGACAGTGCCACTGGTGATGACGCTAATCTACACATTTACAGTTACTCAAaataacacatacacatacatacttgACCCTTTTAGTTTATTCCCTGTGGTCATCAAATAGTTCAGTCAGGTAAGATTGATGTACACAGGGAGAATGTTTTCCATGTAAATGTGTGTGGTTTCAAGTTCTTTTAAACAGAATGTTAATCTGATTGGTACACAAACATCAAACTATTCAAATCCATCTGTGCGGCCGAAGTGTTCGAGAATAGGGGTGTGTGCgcctgtgtgtttgtttacatacAGAATTCAAACAGGGGGAGACTATTAGTCTAACTCCTACATAAACTAACACTGTTAATGAATCATACAGTAGATGACAATACAACTCGAAATGTGAGTTTGGCGGTACCCTGTATTGTTTTAACCCCAAAACCTGGCCTAAATCCCAGATTTTTAGGTGTGACATACACATTCCAGCAACAGAGCAAAATGCAGCCCATCTGTAAAAAGTGACAAAATTCAGATCTCTTAGagaaagtttaattttaaatttaaccaaatttgtatttttaggaCTTTCAAATTCAAACTAACCTTAAGATATTAacgaaaaattattttcatttaaaatattaatatatttacctaatttaaaatgattagttTCATTTTGCTAAAGCCCTGGTTTTTAGGAGTATGAAAAAGGGAATTTATTTTAAAGGcctatacatttttcatttatagtGGGTGGAAAAAGATACATTGTCAATGtcataaaaaatgataataacaaaattatgaaaaaaatgttttacagcaaTGCCAGAGCAAAATCCAGCATGTATCTGAATGCTGATaggtttgttaatttaaaaaatacagggAAATATAGATGATATAAATTGTGCAACAACAGTGTTATGATGAAAGCagagaaatacatttaatattatttcataccattcatttttttatttctctccaCTGGTTTAAACTAAGGCTTTTTTTCTTCCAGTGTACAGGAACTCTTTGCGCAGTGCAGAGTCAGTTGGTCAgctttttgtttttctgcatcattacatTCTGCCTATGGACAGCATCAATTCCAGCCTTGCCAGAAACACTCTATAATGCAGGGTCACAATCAATACAGATTTGCAcacataaaaatacacacgtgCCCACAACCATGAATGTTCGGACTTATATATCCTGCCGGGTCAATTGTAACATTGTTGAGAACTGAGGCACAGATTTTTAAATCAACAAGaaatgataaaacaaatttaGTATAGATAAAAAGCTTTAGACATACGTCTCTGGAAACTCTTGTCAAGATTTAATACATGAAAAGTATAGCACTCATCAATGAACTGTGTCTATAAACACTGCCTCAAAATATCAGGATACTGAGGTTTAAATTATGATTCTCTGTTAACATGTTAGAACTATTCATTCTGTATGTAAACCTGCATCTCGAAAGAATTCGAGCCTTCAGTCTATCTGTGTTAGCCTCATGGATTAAGCAATGCCAAGGGTTGTAATCTAGAggaattttaatttattacacacGGTGTGCAGACTCAGGGATAAAGGAAGCTGTTGAGTCGCTGTGCCTCCGAGTGGTTTTCATCTGTGCCACCAGCTCAAACAATGTGTGCTCAGCCATAATAATGATGGTGCTGGAAAGCTTTCAATTTTGAGAAATGACTGATAACAGAAGGGAGACGCTTCATAGGTAGGGCCAATTAAGAGAAGGCCAAGACCGGGCGGGGGGGGATTTTTGAATTCTggagtgatttttttatttttaattgtatgatGTATCTATATTTCTAAGAAGTCTTCAAATggcattatttttattgttaaacgGGAAGATGCAGGATAGGTCAGGTTGCCTTGGGAAACACAGAAGACTTCAACTACCTGTTAGCAGATTACATTTCTCTTGAAGTCTAAAAGAAGcattaaaacaaatctttataACACCAAGTAACTGAGCACTTTCCAGTCAACACAGACAACTGTGGTTTAAAAGTGACCGTTTACGAGCACTGGTATAAACGACTGAAATTTAAGTAACATGACAACACTATGCAGTTGTGCGATTTGTCACTTTCCTATTGTTGTTCAGTAGGAAAGCCAAGAATGCCTGAATGTTTTTTACTACTGATCCTATTAAGGAGGTGAAATGAATCAATGAACAAGAGACACTCACTTTGCCAAAAAGAAATCCTTTTTTCTTTGCATTACAGTGGATTCCTTATGAAAAGGAAAAATGTGATTCCTTTTCTTTGCCCTTTACACAACAAAATATTGAACCACTCCCCTCTCTAGTGACTGGTATGACAGCCAAAGTGCTTTGCAGTGCATTTAAACAGCTGTTTTTCCTGCATATTCCCTAGTACACACACAGGCTCCTGCTTGTAGCATTCTTTCTCCTCTTCTGACCTACCTTATGTCATAATGCTATTCTTCAGTAATCTCAGCCTTGTGCATTGATATGTCCTCAGGTTAATATGTCCTAACAGTAACACAGCACCGCTACTAGCAAAAACAATGCATGATCGGAAAAATCTGCACAGAACAGTGTTTTGGACTTCATAATGGTATTTCCCccccattttaaataattattttgcaatgaaaggttagatttttgtgattgttgttattattattattattattatatatatttttttttaaataaaagttcaaaaggattaacaatgcagattaattttcacagccttctttgattatATTTACCAAGGATGTTGAtattttggccatgactgtatatatataaaattgatgggctcaaattatgttcatagttatACTAAAGACCACAGTCTCTTAATTTCATGCAGTCTTTAACAGGCATGGGCCGATTACCTGTTTCAAGGTATACTGCTATTTGAAAATATCACGGTTTCAAAACCACTAATATTTTCCATTATACCGTTCATGCGGTATGTGCTGTTttcttaatgctgacggcaaatgaaaaagtattataatgtttccctttctattactaataggccaaatctaaaataaatagttataataACCATTCTAtatgattattagacagacttctatctgtaTTCGACAGAACGGTTAAcgacaaaagacagagagagtgtgagcactgtgtgcgctCAGGTGCTGCTGCTCTCAGCATCtcaaacacatcggccaagcagaaaaacgtatcggctgatggcaatatttgaaaaatgccaaatatcagctgatatatcggccttggagatatatcggtcgaccactagtctTTAAATGATCCAATTCAGTTAAGCAGAGACCACCAAAGCTGAGCACAGCAGAGTGAGACGAACTGAAACACCCCTGCTGTGTGACTAACTGCATGCAGCAGAGGGACAATGATCTTGCTTTCTTCTCAGAGTCAGCATCTTCCTGCATTACCCGGCCTCGTGTCTCCATTTCTTCCTATAAAAAAAGGCAATTTATCTGTACTCCTAAACTCAGTGTAGCAGAATTTGGCAGATTTTGTTTCTAGTAAATACACATTGAAAACATTGGTTTGTTTGTCACAGTGTCATTTATAATCAAGTGAAGAAATCAGATCCATTTGTTCATATAGTGCAGACAGTCAATATCCAATATATCTACACTGGTTGTCATAGCAATACTGAGACTATGTGGAAATAGAGGAGAGCGAGCAAAAATGTCCAAATATGAAAACTCTTGATTTCGAACTATTATGGTTAAACtgataatcacaattattttgattaaaaatctaATCACAAATATTAATAACGATCATTCtatcctgctgaaaaaaaaagctgtttaaacCAGACTAAACTTAGCTGTTTTAAGCTGGTCTCCAAGCTTGGTCAAGCTGGTTTAGCTTGTTGTTCCAGCTGGTAtcccagcctgaccagctaagGAAGCCTTCTGACCAGTTTTGACCAGCAAAGACTGGGCTGGATGACCGACTAAAATCAGTCAACCACcttagctttttattattattattattattattattattaagcagggAAATCCAATTAAATTTTGTGTGTCCTTTAACCAACCTCCACTGATTATGATAATACAAAACTCATGGTTTTGGTTagagttttgttatttttattcacatGACATTTTCTAAGTAACAATTTGTTTGCAAATGGAAAAAAGCCACTTAGATCGCACAGTAAATCTGCTCAAAAGGTCGTTAATACACACTGAAAACTTACATTGCCATGCCATTTTCAACACGAAAACTGGAAAAACTTTAGAAACTCTTAATATAAATTCCAACAATTCCAATTTATGTAAATTTTTCTCCATTGTATTGTCACAGGTAGGAAAAGCGCAATTATTCCTCAAACACAATAGATCCATTATTGAAACTCAATGAAAGTTTGATCATGGCACATTTGgtaacaaaaacagtacaaatggCTTCTGAAAAAACAGTAATTGTCTATATGACACTTTCATGTAAGCAGAAAAATGCCGGGTAAAataaaatgcccctcagaaagtcactgctggcgaggtagtactttttcaaagttccagaactttcagGTGTGAGACTTGTGCGCTAAACATGCTGACTGAACCATCATTTAttctgatcattttcaaaataatactgttattgtgtcatgaaatctaattttaaaaGTATCTAAAACTCAATTCTGCGGTTAATTTATAAAGACAGGATCTATCTAAAAATGTTTTTCGCCAATTTCGGAGACAgtcagctccacgcgatcagcaggagctcagtgatcatgttTACCGACGAGAGCAGTCTCAACTAGGCTAgtccttctgatgtgtgccgctggctctgatgtctcttaagtggttaaacacaaaaaaattattcatttggggcaaatctaacaggtaattttggtctgtattaaatttatctatatgttaaaatgaaaataaaaagaagcaattgatataatatttagtttcattgtaatggctgtatatatacacatttccctgataTAAGTACATTcttgcagctgttattatgttcaaatgtaaacgaaaggaggcagtggtatttgatatatCCGATTtcgttttatttgaaaatatacagTGAgtaaaattgcagtagccaaggcgagctgacttatgttatcaagtacgcagctgtttgcagaattatcGGATTTGCGTCATCGCGGACaccacactcccgagtcgaatgtgcaaagtctgaactaccgcaGATGAAAGTCCAAAATAAGCGTACTTTTTATTGATAAATGCGTGCAGACCtatgtcaccagtctatttgcctaatcttcctggtacttttagaccgcggtggaaacacagaaagcaacaggtgtGGGGGGCAATAGTTcgtggggaaaaaagttcctggtacagcCGTTCCAGGTAATTTTCCTGGAAAGACAGCAAAAGTGTATACTTAAAGGAGAAACGCTCCGTTTTGGGGCTTAAAGCTCTTCACATCTGGCAACAACAAATGTAAATGCTAGTGAAGACTTGTTAGCAATGCAAATGCCAAAAAACTTTCAGGATGAATTACGAGCCGGCCAATATCGTGAGGATCATTTTTAATTAATCGAGAAAGGTGAATATCGTTATCGAGATTATAatacgattaatcgtgcagccctacaaacTAGACAAGCATTCTTGATCAGGTGGCCATGAGCTAATAAATAAAAGTTCTGCATAATGCACTGGGTAGTGAGTAGTGACAACTTCTTTTCCTTTTGCTTCCTTGTAGCTCTAGATGAAACCCTTCACCGACTCATTAAGTACACAGAAGCAATTTCCCAGTTATAGATTCACCCTATCATAAAGGCTAGGAGTTAAACGATAATCTAAATGCTCCCTAATGAACTAAGACAGAATTATTCAAGGCTATGTCACTTAAGGGCACTCTCAATAACGTTAAAATGATGAGCACACCATACTACCGTAAAACACTGCAAGCTAATTGGTGGGTAAATCTGGAGCACTCTCTAGTGATGCAGATGCAACACCAGACAGACAGAAAGCTCTCAACAGCAATGTAAACAGGCTCACAGTACAGCACTTGCTTATTTTAGCCCTCATTTCAGACTAAGTGTTAAGCATAGTGCTTACATGCCAAAAGGGAATTAATCTTCAGTAACATCAACAACATGTTGTAACCCATTTTCCATTATCCAACCAAGTCCGGTTATGTCAGTTCATCTCtcaaatggtaaaaatatttatgCAAGTAAATGCAAGGATGAAAAGCTGATTTGGATTGGGAGTTGCTTATGTAACTGCTATTTTGCACCAGTCCAAGCCATCTGTGCTGGTCAAAGGACCTTTATAATAAAGTGGTTCAACAACTACCGGGGAGAGGAACTCCTAAAACAAAGCTGAATCCCACAGATGTTTAGCTCACCACCGAAAGGTTATAAGAGGGAAAAAACTGTGCCCGTGAAGAAACACGAGCCAAACCTCTTAAGCTGTGCTTTCCAATTCTGAATTATAGTAAAATAGGATTGGATAAAATGCTTTACTGCACATGGAGAGTATTCAAAAAAGAGAATCAGTGGTGTTCATGGCAATACCAATCACTTGAACAGAGGACCCtctttgttaaatttaaatgcattaactagAATCACAATTTAAGATCCATGTCCAGACTTCTAGAACCCTAAAGCCtggaatttctctctctctctctctctctctctctctctctctctctctctctctctctctctctctctctctctctctcaatgggAGGAGATTTTCTGTTAGGCCTCACTTTAATTTCCTGGCAATTTGGAAATCAATTGTTACTGCAGGGTGATAACTGCATCAATAAAAAGTcttatactcttaaaaataaaggttctttaatggCATTATTGGTTCAATAAAGAAGTTTTCACTGTACaaattgttctttaaaaaaaatgtaaaatatttaaatgttctgcacactaagaaaaataaattatttgaagaATGGCTGACTGAAATGTTCTAAAAACTGGATATTCTATGGCactgccaaaaaataaataaaaaaataaaaaaaactttttggtaAAAAAACTGGTAAAAAATACTGGTCAATTTTACTGTACTCTACATACATATTGTCTTCCAAGTTGCAAACTATACCATTTGCACTTTTAGAAGCCATTCAAcactgttcattaaaaaaaaataatgcatggaaacacagtagggctgcatgattatgacaaaaatcataattgtctattattcagaataacataagtggactgaTTAATTGGCACTTTGGatgattacgtaattgtggcatccgtAATTGTAAACCCGATTAGAAATCACAGGATTTTTACTTAATGAAAGTGCAAAAAAGATGATCACTTCGCTCAGCCAACTGGGTCAGATTAAAAAGAAACCTGATGGCTCACCTGAAATGCACCACTCCCCTGATGATCTCATCATTTAAAACATTGagcaacattacatttacatttactgaaTCACTGACTTCCTCTTATTACAATGTGACAggtatgggaaaaaaaaaagaacttcaaacaTACCAGAGTGAACACAAGGTTGACCTTCTGAtaactcaaaaacaaaaatgctggacatttagtcatttaattgAGGGTCAAGTcaacaaatagataaaatagaattagaacagacagtgctagagttagagggtcaaaccAGACTGCTGCTCAGAAAAGGCAAGAATGCGAGCAGCCAGTGCTATGTTATGATCTCACTATTTCTCACTTTAGTCTAGTCTGTACTTATCACAACAATCTTGGAACGATGTATTGCATCACATCTCATTTTACCATCTCACTAGAATGATAtcacttaaattatattattgcactttatattatacaaacactttggataaaaacatctaccaaattaacaaatgtaatttaacttaattattaGATCTGCAAAATGGAgagaacacattaaaaaaattaaaataaataattacaaaatgtatttagcaCTGGTGCCCCAAATTAGGTAACTCCATTTGTCCTTGTTTCAAAGTAGCAGCACTCTCTGTTTATTTCATCCCAATGCCTCTGCCCTTACCTAATGAATGATAACACAAGACTCACATTGTCAAGAACAAGAAGACAATAAAACTCTTGCAAAGCCAACATAATGTGGGTAATAAACTTGAGCAAGTACCATAAACTTACTCAAACATGTACAAAgctaataaaaacacacacaaatatgatgTCCTGTGTTGTGTGCTGTTTTTTAATACTATTCCAGTCTGGAAAATcatgtaaataaacaaaccagTCAATCGAGCAAGCATAAgcaaaccaacaacaacaacaaaaaaccttcaCACTCGGTCTTCACATTATCACTTCACATTATCACTTGATAAAGGTTTCTTCGCCAGAAAAGTTTCAATGTCATAACGTGCTTGATCTATAAGCACAGATCCATCATGGATGGATTGCATCCAAGCACTGCGCTCATTCTGCAGGGCAGCTGCGTCACATGCACCAGTATCTAAGGTCTGCATTCCATTTTGGCATGTTTACcttgcatatttaaataatcatgcaAAGTATCAGTGTTAAAACGGACCTTCTTTCCAGTGAAAGATCACTCACCTCGTCTTTTCCTTCAGTGCTGCTCTCCCGCTGCTCAGAGGTGCTGAGTTTCCTTTTGTTTTTGCTCTCGGTTCTCTTCATTCTGATGGAAGGAGGTTGAGTAATACTCTACAGTAGTAATATATCGGTGTCAGAATCCGGTGGTCAGTGAATTTAGATAGTCAAGCGAGCCTTGCTCTGATACATGGTGAGCAAGCCTCTCCTCAACTTCGGTCCACAAACACAAAGACAGAATCAATGGTGCTCTCTCGACCTTAATTTACAAACGGGGTTGCCATGACAGCCCGTCAGTTTTCAGTCAATACTATTTTGTCTTCAGTTTTACGTAAACTGTGCTGTTTTAGCGCGGCAAACCAACCGGCGGAACTCGCTAGCTCGCTAGCTGTTTGCTGATAAAGTTTGACAACATCCGCAAAATAAACGCCTTTCTGGCTTACAAACATAAAGTGACTGTTTAAAAACAACGTGTATATATACTCGCCGGGCTCGTGTCTGTCAATGTGAGATTATAACGGCAGGTCACCATTACGCTGAATAACGCGGGGTTTCCAACGTGCTTGCCGCAGTTTCGAATCACCCAGCGGATTGTCTCTTCTCTGTAAACTAATGCTTCATCATTCCGGAGTTATCTCAGtcataacaaaaacatttaaaaacgcGATTTGTTCATCCAGTCAACTGCCAGACTGAAAAGATAGTTTGCCGCGGAGACACAGCACAGCGCGAGCTCAACTGTTCATCGGGTCTCGAGCGCGAGCTCTGTGTTGACACGGATCATTCTATCACGCGGGGCACGAAGCTGCGCTTTGCTCCTCCAGTCTATCTTCATCAAACGTCTACCCGGCCGGTGAGGGGAAACGGCTCGGTGGCGAAAATAAGTGCTAGTCAGAGCAGGTCCATTTCGTTGGTTTTCATGTAGGAGGAAACCTAACAGCTTCCTGAAGCTTGGATCAAGTGAATGTGCTGATCTGAGTTCAGTCTGTTCGAGCAGCAGAGTCCAAGTAGGGAGTATGCATGTATACTGGAGTACTGATCTGAGGTCAGTTTGTATGTCTTGCATTGCATATACACTAGAGGGCTGATCTGGGAACGTTGTTTCCTCCAATGGTTTAGAATGGTCAAGTTTTCGGGCTTtgtctttgctgccatctggcggCGAAAGTAATGTCTTTTTTTTGACAACCATTGCTTCATTTTCCTTCTGCATAAACAgtataagtttaagtttttttaataaaaaaagaagtttaaagataaaaatgtaCAAGGAGAACTAATTAAATTTTAGTCTTTTATTgagatatactgtaaataaaaaagaagGCTCAACAAATCTGAGCAGCAGGCTTAATTTCTTCATTCTTAATttctttttagtatttatttataattaaattatgagACAAGTTCTCCATGTTTGTTATGGAATGTATTTGTCAAATGATGGGGAACAATTTGCAAGTGACTACAGGGAGTACTTGATTCTGAATTGTTGAACAGATAAAGCGTTCATTTAAGCCATAAGATATATAGGTTTTAGGTttgtatcagaaaaaaaaaatgatggaggTCACAACATGAATAATTTTGATGGACCTTGCTTTAAAGTTAAGTTCTATAGTAAAGTTTAATCATTGCCATCAAGTAATGCAGAATAATGAGCAAAAgcatcaaaaatgaaaactctgagtAGTATATGGATTTCatgttttcttatatatatatatatatatatatatatatatatatatatatatatatatatatatatatatatatataacaagacAACAGAGATATAATTAGACATTTTGAGAACTGGAAGTTGTTTCACACAAtacagattttaattttaaacatttcagcATTTCATTACTGTGGTCTGTTTTAATTACACAGTATTTTACTTCAAAGAATCTAACTGATACAGTATGGGAATTCATattaaaagtgagaaaaaaaaacttttatctgTATGGCCAATAACCTGCAAAACAgggaacaaaaattattattttagaaaaaggAAGCAAATGTTATCagaatttaaaactgaaaaatagccaaaatcaCTTCTAAACATGTAGAATAGGATGCAAATGCACATAGTTCATTTATCATTGAAATACTTCTTCTCAGGATAATACTGCTTAATGACAATAGTGCCTATCAAAGAGAAAAAGGCTACTACTGTGAGGATGGTCCTCAGGGCTTTAAACCAGCTGGGATATGTGGGCAGGAGGGACAGGTCATAATGCAATGCTATCCCAAGCCCCATTATCACAAGCACAGCAGACTGTGTGATGTCATGGCAAAAAAGTAGGGCTGTCCAGGCAATCAGAGAAGGAACCACACTGTTGGCTAAATTGAGCCAGTCAGGTTTTGCTGGGCTCCCGGCAGGCAAGGCGAAACCCCAGCGTACCCCACCGAGAAAAGAAACAATGGATGCTCCGTATGCAACTTGAGCAAATGCAACTTCAGGAAGATACAGCTCTGTGACAGCCATAAGTAGAGGAGCGGATACAAAAGGTATGAGGCCAGATAATCCGAGATAGAGGGCCGGCTTTGGAGCTTTCTTCAGGTCTCTCATGTCATAACGAACCAAATCGAGTTCTCTTGATGGACTCTCTTCCGGAGGACGTTTCTTCAGCCTATGTGCAGACCAGTGAAATGACTGGGTTCCTAGAACAGAACAAGCAACAGGTCTTGGGTGCAGCTGTCCATATAAACCTCTAGTAATCAGTGTTGAACAGTGAGTGATCCGCTGCCCTAAACAGGCAAACTTCCTGGACACCTGCATGAGGCCACTCCATTGCATTCCCTGTTATTAGGAAGGAAGGAAATGTCAGTTAATACAATTATGTATTGATGAGAATTCCCATAAACAATGGAAAATACATCACGTATTAGAAGctctgatctataatatagaatatagatcagtggttataAGTTTATGACGAGATAACAGAGTACTGTTATtcataaggttaaaaaaaattgcaacaaaaTGTGAATGAGAGCAACACAATCTGAAATCAAAGTGCCTTTCTTTGACGTTTCACTCACCCCAAAGTTACGAAGGATGTGACGTCCGATTCTACTTGCCAACATTTTACCTGcagttcaaataataataaaacattattaaacatttgtttttcagaCAGTCATTGCAGTGCTGTCTGAATCAGATCAGTTTAAAGTTAAGCCGCAGAACTGAATTATGTATTACAAAAGCTAACATGCTAACTGTGCACCCAGCATAAGCAGTGCTTATCTGTCAAAAACATACTCGGCAGCAAATGgtcaaaaatataatgtaaacataCCTTGATTTCATATCAAAT from Carassius auratus strain Wakin chromosome 6, ASM336829v1, whole genome shotgun sequence includes:
- the LOC113100673 gene encoding transmembrane protein 69-like isoform X2, yielding MLASRIGRHILRNFGGMQWSGLMQVSRKFACLGQRITHCSTLITRGLYGQLHPRPVACSVLGTQSFHWSAHRLKKRPPEESPSRELDLVRYDMRDLKKAPKPALYLGLSGLIPFVSAPLLMAVTELYLPEVAFAQVAYGASIVSFLGGVRWGFALPAGSPAKPDWLNLANSVVPSLIAWTALLFCHDITQSAVLVIMGLGIALHYDLSLLPTYPSWFKALRTILTVVAFFSLIGTIVIKQYYPEKKYFNDK
- the LOC113100673 gene encoding transmembrane protein 69-like isoform X1, producing the protein MLGKMLASRIGRHILRNFGGMQWSGLMQVSRKFACLGQRITHCSTLITRGLYGQLHPRPVACSVLGTQSFHWSAHRLKKRPPEESPSRELDLVRYDMRDLKKAPKPALYLGLSGLIPFVSAPLLMAVTELYLPEVAFAQVAYGASIVSFLGGVRWGFALPAGSPAKPDWLNLANSVVPSLIAWTALLFCHDITQSAVLVIMGLGIALHYDLSLLPTYPSWFKALRTILTVVAFFSLIGTIVIKQYYPEKKYFNDK